TAATACAAAAGAGCTAATCAGAACAGTTAGAGCCTCTGGTTATTCTTTAATTTAAATTTTTCTATATTAGAATTTTATAAAAACCAATTAAGAATAAAGGTATCTGTAATCCAAAGTTAGTAAGTATTGCTTTATCTTTTGAAAGATATCCGGCTACTGTCCAACCAACCACACCTAAACCGTGGAAATATATATTGATAGGGTAGTAATTAAGATTTGTTAGCAATATTCCTGTTAAAACTAAGAATGTACTAATCCATTTTAAATATTTTTTAATAAACATCAGTAATGTTTATTCCAGTTATGTTAAAGATTTATTAAAATTAAGGATTATCTACACTTTTTACATAATCCAAAAAACTCAAGATTATATTTACTATATTTCATACCATCTTTGTCTTTGAAATTAGTTAGGTATTTAGAGAGACTTGCACTGCTAATTTCTGTTACTTTTTCACAGATCTCACAGATTGAAAATGCAGTAGCTTTTGATACCTGACAACTTGAATTTTGACAGGCTATAAAAGCATTTCTGCTTTCAATTTTATGAATTTTTCCTATTTCGACTAGTTTATCTAGTGCTCGATAAACTTGTAATGGAGCTTTAATACCTTTTTTTTGAACATTAAAAAGTATTGAATAAGCTTTCATCGGTTCATGTGATTTATCAATTAAATCAAAAATAATTTGTTGATTTTTTGAAAGTGTTTGCATTTTATTCATTCTACTAATTATTAATTAATTTTTCAATTTAATCGATTGCTTTATATTTGATAATGACAAAATAAATAAGAATAAAGAAGCTGCTATAATTGATGGTCCAGATGCTGTGTTAAATTCTAATGAGGAAAATAATCCTAAAAAAACAGATAACAATCCACCAATTATTGAATAAATTACCATCTTCTGAGGACTTGAAGAAATATTTCTAGCCATTGCAGCTGGAATGATTAGCATACCTGTAATTAATAATAATCCAACCATCTTAATAGATATTGCAATGATTGCTGCCATTAATATTGTAAATATAGCTTTTGCTCGGTCAGGATTTAAACCTTCTGCTTCAGCTAGTTCATAATTAACAGTTGATGCAAACAAAGGTTTCCAAATTAATTTTAAAACCAAGAGGATTAATGCTCCTCCAATCCATATAATTAAAAGATCATCTACAGTAACAGCTAATATATCTCCAAATAATAACCCCATAATATCAAATCTAATAAATGATAAAAAACCTATAACAACAAGACCTACTGCTAACGATGAGTGAGCTAACAGACCAAGCAAAGCATCACCTGGTAGATTAGTTCTTTTTTGAAGTTGTATTAAAGTTAAGGCTATCAAAGATGAAATTATAAATACGGACAATGCTATATTAAACTCCATAGAATAAGCTAGTGTAACTCCAAGTAAAGCAGAATGGGCTAGCGTATCTCCAAAATAAGATAATCTTCTCCAAACAACAAAACATCCAAGAGGCCCAGTAACTATGGCGACTCCAATACCTGCAATTAAAGCTCTTATAAAAAAATCATCTAACATTTAATTTTTCTTTATTTGACCTTCACTTGTATGAACATGATCATGTCTATGTTCGTATCTTGAAAGAATTTGAGACGCTTGTTCACCAAATAAAGCTTTATATTCATTATTTTTTGCAACATCCATCGGAGAACCTGAGCAACAAACATGACCGTTTAAACAAACTACATGATCTGTAGCACTCATTACTGTATGTAAGTCATGAGATATTAATAAGATACCACAATTCAATTCATCAGAAATTTTTTTAATTAGTTCATATAAAGCGATCTCACCTGTAAAATCTACTCCTTGAACCGGCTCGTCTAATACTAGTAACTCTGGTTTTTTTGAAATAGCTCTTGCAAGTAGTACTCTTTGAAATTCCCCACCAGATAGGTCGCCTAAATTTTTATCCTTAAGGTGAATAACACCAGTTAAAGAAAGAGCTTCATTTATTGTTTCTTTATTAAGATTTTCAGTTAATACCATGAAATCATTTACTCTTAGCGGTAGTGTCCAATCAATTGAAATTTTTTGTGGAACATATCCAACTTTGTTGGTGTATTTTTCGACCGAACCATCAATCTTTTTATAAATACCTAATGCAATTTTAGCTGTTGTACTTTTTCCTGATCCATTAGGACCTATGAGTGTTACTATTTTACCTTTTTCAACTTGAAGTGATACGTCTTTAACAAGCCATTTATCATTTACACTAAAACCAGCTTTATTTAACTTCACAAGTATATTTTGATCTAAGCTCATTTTATTCCTTGACTTGAATATGTTATATTATTACATAGTGTTATATTATAACAATTTAAATATACAATATATGAAAAACAATAAAAAATTACCAATTTTCTTATCAATACTTTCATTCTTAACTATTTTTATACCAGCGAATGCTGAAATTAAAGTAGTTACTTCAATCAAGCCTATTCATTCATTAGCAAGTTATTTAATGGATGGAGTAGCAAAACCAGATTTAATAGTGGACGGATACGCATCACCTCATGGATTTGCTTTGAAACCGTCTCATGCAAAAATGTTACAAAGCGCTGATTTGATATTCTGGGTTGGTGAAGATTTGGAAAATTTTTTAGAAAAACCATTAAATTCAATAGCAAAAAAAGCTGAAAAGATAGAATTATTAGAAATTAAAGGATTAACAAAATTAAAATTCAGAGAAAGAAATATTTTTGATGAACATGATGATCATGGACATGATGATCATGCAAAAAAGGAAGATGAACACGATGATCACGATCATGATAAAGAGAGTCATAAAGAAGATGAACATGATGATCACGATCATGATAAAGAGAGTCATAAAGAAGATGAACATGATGATCACGATCATGATGAGCACGGGCATGAAGGACATGCACATGGTGAATATGATCCACATATTTGGTTGGATCCAATGAATGCAAAATTGATTTTAAGCGAAATGGCAGAACACTTGATCGAAAATGATCAAAAAAATGAAGCTAAATATAAAGCAAACTTAAAAAAAGCACATAAAGATTTAGATAAATTAACTAAGAAAGTTAAATCTGAATTAAACAAAGATTTCAAATCAATCGTCTTTCATGATGCTTATCAATACTTTGAAAAAAGATTTGATGTAAATGTATTAGGTGCTTTCACTGTAAATACTGATGTTATGCCTGGAGCAGAACAATTAGCAGAAATTAGAGAAATAATTGAACATGACAAAGTAAGTTGTGTATTTTCTGAGCCTCAATTTAACCCTGATATAATCAAAGCAGTTGCTAAAGATATGAATATTCAAACTGGCGTTATAGATCCTTTAGGAGCTACACTTAACCCAGGAAAAGATTTATATTTTGATTTAATTAGCAACATGTCAAAATCTTTTAAAGGTTGTTAAATAAAAATTGATCTTTAGCTATAAATAATATCTAATAATGGGATGAGTACAGTTTCCCTAACACTAGATGAAATATTTGATTTAGCTAAAAAGACTTTATTAGCTAATGGATGTGATGAAAATACAGCATCTATTCTTGCCGATTTAATTAGAAATGCTGAAAAAGATGGTTCTTTATCTCATGGTCTCTTTAGATTACCAGCTTATGTTTCAGGATTAAAAAGTGGGAAGATAAA
The DNA window shown above is from alpha proteobacterium HIMB5 and carries:
- a CDS encoding transcriptional regulator, Fur family (PFAM: Ferric uptake regulator family), yielding MQTLSKNQQIIFDLIDKSHEPMKAYSILFNVQKKGIKAPLQVYRALDKLVEIGKIHKIESRNAFIACQNSSCQVSKATAFSICEICEKVTEISSASLSKYLTNFKDKDGMKYSKYNLEFFGLCKKCR
- a CDS encoding ABC3 family transporter (PFAM: ABC 3 transport family), producing the protein MLDDFFIRALIAGIGVAIVTGPLGCFVVWRRLSYFGDTLAHSALLGVTLAYSMEFNIALSVFIISSLIALTLIQLQKRTNLPGDALLGLLAHSSLAVGLVVIGFLSFIRFDIMGLLFGDILAVTVDDLLIIWIGGALILLVLKLIWKPLFASTVNYELAEAEGLNPDRAKAIFTILMAAIIAISIKMVGLLLITGMLIIPAAMARNISSSPQKMVIYSIIGGLLSVFLGLFSSLEFNTASGPSIIAASLFLFILSLSNIKQSIKLKN
- a CDS encoding ABC transporter (PFAM: ABC transporter): MSLDQNILVKLNKAGFSVNDKWLVKDVSLQVEKGKIVTLIGPNGSGKSTTAKIALGIYKKIDGSVEKYTNKVGYVPQKISIDWTLPLRVNDFMVLTENLNKETINEALSLTGVIHLKDKNLGDLSGGEFQRVLLARAISKKPELLVLDEPVQGVDFTGEIALYELIKKISDELNCGILLISHDLHTVMSATDHVVCLNGHVCCSGSPMDVAKNNEYKALFGEQASQILSRYEHRHDHVHTSEGQIKKN
- a CDS encoding periplasmic solute-binding family protein (PFAM: Periplasmic solute binding protein family), whose product is MKNNKKLPIFLSILSFLTIFIPANAEIKVVTSIKPIHSLASYLMDGVAKPDLIVDGYASPHGFALKPSHAKMLQSADLIFWVGEDLENFLEKPLNSIAKKAEKIELLEIKGLTKLKFRERNIFDEHDDHGHDDHAKKEDEHDDHDHDKESHKEDEHDDHDHDKESHKEDEHDDHDHDEHGHEGHAHGEYDPHIWLDPMNAKLILSEMAEHLIENDQKNEAKYKANLKKAHKDLDKLTKKVKSELNKDFKSIVFHDAYQYFEKRFDVNVLGAFTVNTDVMPGAEQLAEIREIIEHDKVSCVFSEPQFNPDIIKAVAKDMNIQTGVIDPLGATLNPGKDLYFDLISNMSKSFKGC